The DNA sequence AATGTTTCTAAAGATTCGTCCTTTGAAATTTCAAATGATTTTTGAAGAATGATTTCACCTTCATCAATTCCTGAAGTTACATAATGAACGGTTGCGCCACTTTCTTTTTCTCCCTGTACTAAAACGGCTTCGTGAACGTGATGTCCCCACATTCCTTTTCCACCAAATTTGGGTAATAATGCAGGATGAATATTGATTATCTTTCCATTAAAAGATTCACAGAATTCTTTATTTAAAATTGATAAAAATCCAGCGAGTACAATTAAATCGGTGTTTTCAGGAAGGAATTGCTTTAATTCAGATGAGAACGTTTTCCCTCTAGGAATTAGTTGAACTGAAATATTGTGTTTTTTCGCACGCTCCAATCCGAAACATTCCCTATCGGCAACAACTAAAGAAATTTTTGCATTTGGAATTTCTCCATTGTCAATGCAGTCAATAATCCTTTGTAAATTGGTTCCGCCACCGGAAACTAAAACTACGATATTCTTCATTTATTTTAACGATGAGTAATGGGTAATCCGCAATGAGTAATAAGTAATGGATAATGAGTAATTCACTTCAATCTCTTACTTATCGTTTTTTTTTAAATATTAGATTAAATTTATTTTCTCTGAACCTTCTGTGATTACACCGATTTCGTACGCATCATCTAGTAAATCCAATATTTTTTCAGCATGTTTCTCATCAACTACCACGACCATTCCAACTCCCATGTTGAATGTTCCGTACATTTCCATACGATCAATGTTTCCGCGCTTTTCTAATTCAAGCATTACGGAAGGGATTTTAATTTTAGAAGCGTCGATTGTTGCACAAAGGTTTTCCGGAATAATTCTCGGAATATTTTCGATGATTCCTCCACCTGTAATATGTGCAATTCCACAAACATCAACTTCTTCTAAAATTCTATGAATTGGTTGGTAATACAATCTCGTTGGAACAAGAAGCGTTTCGTACAAAGGTTTCCCTTCAAACTCTTCATTGAAATCAGGAAAGATCTTTCTCACCAATGAAAAACCATTGGAGTGAAATCCTGAACTTGGCAAAGCGATAATTTTACAGCCTTTTTTGATTGCTGAACCATCAATAATATTTTCTTTTTCAACAATGCCTACACAGAAACCTGCAACATCATAATCGCCTGGTTTATACATTCCGGGCATTTCCGCGGTTTCGCCACCGATCAAGGCGCAATTATTATCTTTACAAGCCTTCACCATTCCCATCACGATTTCGGCTGCAATGTCAGCATCCAATTTTCCACACGCTAAATAATCAAGGAAAAATAATGGTTTCGCTCCGTGACATATTATATCGTTGGCACACATCGCAAAACAGTCAACACCAATAGAATCGTATTTTTTAGAATCTAAAGCGACTTTCAGTTTGGTTCCTACTCCATCGGTTCCGCTTACGAGAACTGGATTTTTGTAGCCCGCGATTTCATAGAATGCACCAAAACTTCCAAGATTATTCAAAACATTTTTGTTATGCGTTTCTGCAACGGCTGTTTTGATTTTATCAACAGTTTTGTAACCTTCTTCTTTATCGACTCCGGCGGATTTGTAGGTATTGCTCATTTTTGATTCTTTAATAGTATGTTTCTAAAATATCTTTATTTCATAAAAACAAAAAAGCCGGCAGTCTTTCTGACCGTCGGCTTTTTGTTTATTTTTCAGCGTCGATTACATTTCCAAAAACTTGGATGATTACTTTTGGTGAATGTAATAAATGCAGTTTCACTTTTTAAAATTTTGTTCTGCGAAAATAAGATTTTTAAACCTGATTCTAAAATTATAAATGATAAATTTTCCACAATTTTATCTTAATGGAATTTCGAACAGTTGAAAATTAATCAAAGTCTATTTTATTTATTTCGAATTTTTCATTTTATTAGACTTCAAAATATTTTTTATTTAGAAAATAGATCACGATTCTTTTTGTATTTATTTTTTTTTAAAAAAAAGAGACAAAAGTTTTAATTTAATTAGTTGTTCAAAAGATTGCAAAAAGTGATTAGCATGACTTTTTTAAAGACTCTCTAAACTTCTTTAAAACCGCAAAAGGCAAAAGCTTTATTTTAATTAGTTATACAAAATATTCAAATACCGAGGATTTTAAATCCGTGCTACTTTTTTGAACTTTAATAAAAGTTCCCAAAGTTAAAATAACCATCATTACTATTTTCTATATTCCACAAGAACTGTTTGGAACAATATTTCTATACCTTGCTTGGACCAATTACGAGACAGATCATGACGAATAAAGATTTAAATTTTGGTAAAGGATTTATCTTCACCAAACATACTCCGAAAGAAATTTCCCATTTTGATCGGGTCTTTGATGTTTTCAAAGATTTACTCACCCATACTTCCGGCGATATCGAAGAAGCATTTGAATGGCTCGATATGCTGGATAAAGAATATGACATTTTCACCGATGAATATACGCTTGAAAACTTTGAAGAAGATTTGAAGAAACGCGGTTATATCAAGGAAGAAAAAAAGGACGAAGATGGAAACACCGGAACTGGAAAAGGCAAAAACATTTTAACAGCAAAACTGGAAGCAGCTTTACGGCAATTCGCTTTAGACCAAATTTTCGGTAAACTTAAAAAAAGCGGTATCGGAAATCACAACACCAAAAAAGTCGGCGTGGGTGATGAACGTGAAGGCGAGAATCGCACATTTCAATATGGCGACGATTTATCCACGGTGAACATGACCGAGAGTTTGAAAAATGCACAAATCAATAATGGGATTTCAGACTTGCGTTTAACTGAAGACGATCTTATCGTTGAGGAAACCAAACATAAAGCGCAAATGAGCACGGTGTTGATGATCGACATTAGCCACTCTATGATTTTGTACGGCGAAGACCGAATCACGCCCGCCAAAAAAGTCGCCATGGCTTTGGTTGAATTAATTAAAAGAAAATATCCGAAAGATTCCATTGACATTATTGTCTTCGGAAACGAAGCCTGGCCGATTAAAATCAAAGACCTTCCTTATTTACAAGTTGGACCTTATCACACCAACACCGTTGCCGGTTTGGAATTAGCGATGGATATTCTGCGAAGAAAAAGAAATACCAATAAGCAGATTTTTATGATTACCGACGGAAAACCGAGTTGTATTAAATTACCAACGGGAGAATTCTACATGAACAGCAATGGCCTCGACCAAATGATTGTTGACCAATGTCTGAACAAAGCTGCACAAGCAAGAAAACTAAAGATTCCAATCACTACTTTCATGATTGCACAAGATCCATATCTCCGAAAATTCGTGGACGCTTTCACGGCTCAAAATCAAGGAAAAGCATTCTTAACAGGACTTTCAGGGTTGGGAGAAATGATTTTTGAAGATTACGAAAAAAATAGAATTAAAAGAATTTAGTAGGCTAATAGACAATATACTGATATATAATAGACTAGTAAATATTAGACTTACGATTAGAAGCAATAAAGACTCATAGAAACCTTTGCGTTCATTGCGTTCTCTCTTCGCGACTTTGCGAGAAACAAAAAAATTTAGAAATAAATCAACATAATAAAATACATGAAAAAAGATATCACATTCAAAGAATTAAAAGATTCTGGTTACACGCATAAAACCATTAACCAGGAAATTCAGGCCAATTTAATTGCCAAAATTAAAGCTAAAGAACCGGTATTCGAAGGACTTTGGGGTTATGAAGATACCGTTGTTCCGCAATTAAAAAAAGCAATTCTTGCAGGACATCACATTAATCTTTTAGGATTGCGTGGACAGGCAAAAACCAAGATTGCGAGGAGCATGGTGAGTTTGCTCGATGAATATATGCCGATTGTAAAAGGGTCTGAAATCAATGACAGTCCTTTTAACCCGATCTCAAAATATGCCAGAGATTTGATCGAAGCACAAGGCGACGAAACCATGATTTCCTGGGTGCACCGTTCTGATCGTTTCTATGAAAAACTGGCAACTCCGGATGTAAATGTGGCTGATTTAATTGGTGATATCGATCCGATAAAAGCTGCGACTTTGAAACTGCCTTATTCCGATGAACGCGTTTTACATTACGGAATGATTCCGCGTGCCAACCGTTGTATTTTTGTCTTGAATGAACTGCCCGATTTGCAAGCACGAATTCAGGTTTCCTTATTTAATATTTTACAGGAAGGCGATATTCAAATCCGTGGATTTCAGTTGAGAATGCCGTTGGATATTCAGTTTGTGTTTACGGCGAATCCGGAAGATTACACGAACAGGGGAAGCATTGTAACTCCTTTAAAAGACAGAATCGGTTCACAGATTTTTACGCATTATCCAAAAACTATCGCTCTTGCCAGACAAATTACAGAACAGGAAGCCTTAATTTCTGCGGAAGATAAAGCCCAAATCCAAGTTCCAAGTATGGCGAAAGATCTTTTAGAAGAAGTTGCTTTTGCGGCACGTGATAGCGAATATGTTGATGCGAAAAGCGGCGTCAGTGCGCGACTTACAATCAGTGCGATGGAAAATTTAATGGCCGCAGCAAAATTGCGTTTGATCGAATCAGATTCCGAAAAGACTACGATTCGCTTGGTCGATTTCATGTCCATCATTCCTTCGATTACAGGAAAAATCGAACTCGTTTACGAAGGAGAACAGGAAGGCGCAGATCACGTTGCGAAAATCCTAATTGACAAAGCAGTTACGACTCAGTTTGAAATGATTTTTCCGCGAATTCCAAAACTGGAAAAAGAAGGTATTAAAACTCCTTACACCGATTTGATCAAGTGGTTCAATAAAAATTCACTCGAATTAAATTACGACGACACCGATAAGGAATTTTATTCCAAACTCGACAGCGTAAAACCGCTTTCAGAAATTATCGAGGAGTACGCAGATCAGCTAAGTCCGGAAGATCAAAACTTCTGCAAAGAGCTTATTTTATGGGCTTTAACTATTAACAATAAACTTGACAAATCTGAAAACGAAAAAGCGTTCACTTTTGATTCTGCTGGAATTGGTAAATATTACAGCAATTAATTTTTAAGGAATAGAAGATTTTCGTACTTCTGATTCTTAGTAAACTCAGCTCTCTTAAAGTAATTTAGGAGAGTTTTTTTTGAGATTAATCCTAAATTATTCCTACTTTGTACAAATGAAAATTGGGAGATTTCAGAAGTTTACTTTTTATAATTTTAATGAGTCAAATTATGAAAAAACACGCTAATCTTTTAATAAAATTAGGATCAAAAAACAAGAAATAAATGGACTTACTCAGTAATATAGTCTGGAGCTTCAATGACACAGAATACGATTCCAAAGAAGATTTCAATAAAGATATTTCACAATATCAACTTAAAATCAAGAAGGAAGAAGCATCATGGAATCCAGACGAAATCGTAATTGAAAACAACGCAGTCGACATCGTATTTATGGCGTGGGTTGATGAAAATGGTTTGGCAGAAAACGAAACGCTTTTAGAAGATGAGGAATTTTTTGATGATGAAAGCAATAGTGAATTCGGTTTATTTCAAGCCGATATTCAAGCCCGACTTCATGCAGAGAACGGCAAAAATTTTTCCGCTTTAGAATTAATGTACAAACTAGATCAACAGATGAAACCCAAAGAATTGGGCGATGATCTTTTTTTTGAAGGTTTAGGCAGTTTAGAAAGTGAAAATAATATTCCTAAATTTTATTTATTTTGCGGAAGTTGAAATTAATAAAATTCATCCCGAATTTTCTTCAAACAACAGATATCAAAAAAATGAAGAATAGACAAAGTCAAGGACATCTTAAACAGCCAATTGTGTTAATGTGATGTTAAACTGTGCAATTACTTGCCTGAATATCGGCGTATCTCCTATCTTTAATTAACGGTAAAAAAAATAAACTTATCGACACAACTAAAAAATTGAATTAAAATGGAAATACTAATCAATACCGATCACAACATTTCAGCAAGCGAAGAAATGAGATCATACATGAGAGCTGATTTAGAAACTGCCTTCGAACGTTTTAGCGATCATTTAACCCGACTGGAAGTGAAGATCAGTGATGAAAACGGAAATAAAGAAGGTGAAAAAGATAAAAAATGCGTGCTCGAAGCACGCCTCAAAGGAATGCAGCCATTAGTGGTTACCAGTCATGGAAATTCAATTGACCAGGCTCTTGGTGAGGCATCCACTAAAATGAAAACTTCTCTGGACACCGCCATGGGCAAATTAAGGAGTTATTAAAAGTAACTGAAAATATATATTATTAAAGACGTTCATTTTTGAGCGTCTTTTTTCTGTCTGCAAACTTTCACTTCTCTTTATTTCGATAGCTATTTAAATCTAAAATAGAAAAAATTCTGTTCAAGCATTTACCAGGATTTTCGCTTAAAATGACCGTACTTTTAAAATTGAAGTGAAAACATTTTATCTAAATAATTCTCTTTCCGTAC is a window from the Kaistella flava (ex Peng et al. 2021) genome containing:
- the purN gene encoding phosphoribosylglycinamide formyltransferase — encoded protein: MKNIVVLVSGGGTNLQRIIDCIDNGEIPNAKISLVVADRECFGLERAKKHNISVQLIPRGKTFSSELKQFLPENTDLIVLAGFLSILNKEFCESFNGKIINIHPALLPKFGGKGMWGHHVHEAVLVQGEKESGATVHYVTSGIDEGEIILQKSFEISKDESLETLAEKIHTIEYEIFPKAINLVLN
- the purM gene encoding phosphoribosylformylglycinamidine cyclo-ligase translates to MSNTYKSAGVDKEEGYKTVDKIKTAVAETHNKNVLNNLGSFGAFYEIAGYKNPVLVSGTDGVGTKLKVALDSKKYDSIGVDCFAMCANDIICHGAKPLFFLDYLACGKLDADIAAEIVMGMVKACKDNNCALIGGETAEMPGMYKPGDYDVAGFCVGIVEKENIIDGSAIKKGCKIIALPSSGFHSNGFSLVRKIFPDFNEEFEGKPLYETLLVPTRLYYQPIHRILEEVDVCGIAHITGGGIIENIPRIIPENLCATIDASKIKIPSVMLELEKRGNIDRMEMYGTFNMGVGMVVVVDEKHAEKILDLLDDAYEIGVITEGSEKINLI
- a CDS encoding vWA domain-containing protein: MTNKDLNFGKGFIFTKHTPKEISHFDRVFDVFKDLLTHTSGDIEEAFEWLDMLDKEYDIFTDEYTLENFEEDLKKRGYIKEEKKDEDGNTGTGKGKNILTAKLEAALRQFALDQIFGKLKKSGIGNHNTKKVGVGDEREGENRTFQYGDDLSTVNMTESLKNAQINNGISDLRLTEDDLIVEETKHKAQMSTVLMIDISHSMILYGEDRITPAKKVAMALVELIKRKYPKDSIDIIVFGNEAWPIKIKDLPYLQVGPYHTNTVAGLELAMDILRRKRNTNKQIFMITDGKPSCIKLPTGEFYMNSNGLDQMIVDQCLNKAAQARKLKIPITTFMIAQDPYLRKFVDAFTAQNQGKAFLTGLSGLGEMIFEDYEKNRIKRI
- a CDS encoding sigma 54-interacting transcriptional regulator, which codes for MKKDITFKELKDSGYTHKTINQEIQANLIAKIKAKEPVFEGLWGYEDTVVPQLKKAILAGHHINLLGLRGQAKTKIARSMVSLLDEYMPIVKGSEINDSPFNPISKYARDLIEAQGDETMISWVHRSDRFYEKLATPDVNVADLIGDIDPIKAATLKLPYSDERVLHYGMIPRANRCIFVLNELPDLQARIQVSLFNILQEGDIQIRGFQLRMPLDIQFVFTANPEDYTNRGSIVTPLKDRIGSQIFTHYPKTIALARQITEQEALISAEDKAQIQVPSMAKDLLEEVAFAARDSEYVDAKSGVSARLTISAMENLMAAAKLRLIESDSEKTTIRLVDFMSIIPSITGKIELVYEGEQEGADHVAKILIDKAVTTQFEMIFPRIPKLEKEGIKTPYTDLIKWFNKNSLELNYDDTDKEFYSKLDSVKPLSEIIEEYADQLSPEDQNFCKELILWALTINNKLDKSENEKAFTFDSAGIGKYYSN
- a CDS encoding HPF/RaiA family ribosome-associated protein gives rise to the protein MEILINTDHNISASEEMRSYMRADLETAFERFSDHLTRLEVKISDENGNKEGEKDKKCVLEARLKGMQPLVVTSHGNSIDQALGEASTKMKTSLDTAMGKLRSY